TTAATTAACAGATTCGCTGCATATGCAGCTGAACTTGTATTCACCTAAGTTCCTGATCAACCACATACATATTCTACTCGAATTGATTTCATACTTTAGGTGTAGCATCGGACAATGGTGGTGGAAAATGAGTCTGTACTTGGCACTAGTCGTCAGAGAAATTACCGTCTGTACGTTGGAGCTACCGGCAGACTAATATATACATTAAATAAATCTcagtttgtttgattttcattCTAGCTAGAATTTAAAGTatcaataataataaaaaccctgtgtcAGGGTTGTTGCTTCAGACTTTGGTATCGCAGAGTTTGCTGTTTTCATCTTTGAATCTCTATGTTGGGTTAATTTCGTGATGCACTGTATTGAAAAAATTGGCTTGTCAACTTTCATTTTGGTCATAGAATATGCACTTCCTCTGTTAGAAAAGTGGAAAATTATTTCTATGCCTAATTATGAGTACATTAGGAAATAAAGTCATATAGAGAGACTTATACATGTTGCCCGGTACGTACGTCATAGCTGGGTTTTGGTCAGTGACGAAACCAGGATTTGAAACTTGGGAGGGTCCAGACTTGAATATAAGTTTTTGACATGAcaattttaactttttatttttgataggatagtattattatttagaaaatagagaaaatatgtATCAAAAACAATATCTCCATGCacaaatcattaattttttttattaacctagcttacaaaaagaaagagatcAAATATATGTAaccaaaagaaaggaaaaaaatcaatatatatcacTCACCAGATAATGAAGAAAGTAATTAACTCCTTAACTTCATTATttctcaaaaaacaaaattgtttGCTGTTCTattatgttatttatttattatagcCAAGTTAAAGTTGTTTAATATGATTGGGTTGagaattgggggggggggggtccagCAGTTGAATTAAACACTTTCATATGTTAATTATACACTCTTTAGCTGCAAAACATGACATCTACAACAATCAAGGGTCCGGACCCCTTCAAACCGTAACATCGGTCCGCCCCTGGTTTTGGTTATAGTTAGCGGCTAATTGCATGAGTATGAACATAGCaagaaatacacacacacacacacgcatatatatatatatatatatatatatatatatatatatgtcctgTTTATAGGTAAAGTTTATCTGATTACATATTTAAGTTCATGCATTGCCCAGTACCAGTTGATgaaagttttcttttcttttcacttaCTCCACCACCAacttcatcaatttctcaagaatTCAAAGGGGAAGCCCAAGCATCAATAGATTTATCacaattaaatttgggtaaaagtgggggagtcataaatcaaggctctaggcctcttgatgtgactTAGTGACCTTCAACctgctctaattcatgtcaagtgagttcctacgacccttgaatcGGAGTGTGAATAGTATGAAAatgaatttcggtccttgagtcTTGAACctccttggatacgactaccgcctaATTAGGAAATTTGCATGCATCTACAttatattagcttccgacacatgagatttgggtgaaggaacctccttAACACCCAACATTCTCATTTATATTGCTTAcactttctttgcatttttagtaattgctttacattttattactttttgttaagttcaaatcaaCTCTCATCCATTAAATTcatcgactcatttgtgtataTCTATCTTGAGGCTAGCTACAAGTTGgtggctttgaataggcttggtgtgaactaagccgagcattgtcaagacttggtgccttgattgtttctagtttttattttattttatatttttattatatgCATTTGGGTTGTCCTAGAGCCAATTACCTCAATTAGGTCAAACATCTAATCCCCAAAGTACGATAAACTAAGATCTATGTACTTCTCTtgacacgattcgtacgcttgcgagagaaTATGCATCAAGTCAAATATGCACTTCCTCTATTAAAAAGTGGGGAATTATAAGTATGCCTAAGTCgaatgaaaataaaatcataGAGAGACTTTACAAGTTGGCCAATGCGTACGTATGTGGTAGCTGAGTTTTGGTTATAGCTAGCGGTCAATTTGAGTACGAACAGCGGAAGAAATATATGTTCCAAAAGAGTCAGCAACCATTTTTCACATGAAGACTGATTGAGCTTGTTGTGGACATAAGCATAAATTCAACATCAAGCAaaccaataaaataaaaagaacacgAAGACAACGATATCCGGGTCCAACTGTAGGCACCAATATTGTCAACTCTAATACATATAGTGGGTTCATGTATCGTAAGAGTAAGATATTTGTTAAAATTCTCTCAAGATTAGAGTGAGAGAATTCAAAGTAACAACTTTTTCGACGAATTACCTTCAACTTTGGTGAAACTAAACTATAAACAACGTACTGAGCTAGCAAAGTAACAAACATTCATAGAAGTATATGTGGAGGAGTTCTATCTCTAACTATCTCGCATTTGTAAAGAAAGTTTTATCGTTGCGCTGAGTATTGAAGGCCTTGATGAGGCCGGTAATCTTAGTCAGTTAGTCAAAACCGGTGTTCTGCCTTGATGAGGCCGGTACTCAAAGTCTAAGAAGAGTTTGGTTCAGTCACGCAATGAGatactgtattagaaaaaactCCCCGTCTCCCTTCTATTCTACGCCGGCCACTGGTCTTGACTTGGCGTCGTCGTTGATTGAGGACCACTAATTGAACCATGGTCCATGGATACGTACGTGACTTACCTTAAACGTATGGATCGGAACCTAGGATCAACCTACCTTAAACATACGTAAGTCACGTAccttaaacatatatatatatatatatatatatatatcctatccagagcgatgcctcgctttgaaatttcagagcgagattAGAGTttagtcgagatgtggatatgcgaccgaaaagtgaccctaaaccctgacctcgctctgaaatttcaaagcgatgcctcgctctggataggatctatatatcagatcctatccagagcgaggcatcgctttgaaatttcagagcgaggtcagggtttagggtcacttttcggtcgcatatccacatctcaaccgttcagtttctaggtactaatgtatagatcatctctacaaaatttcagccaaattgatggtcgttaaggcattgataactgccttaaagctagtacggttcaggttggacagattcagttcgtccattggtttaagcgagttagataccttaaagaccatcaatttcgttgaaattttgcagagatgatctatacattagtacctataaactgaacggttgagatgtggatatgcgaccgaaaagtgaccctaaaccctgacctcgctctgaaatttcaaagcgatgcctcgctctggataggatctatatatatatatatatatatatatatatatatatatatataagcatcatagtattttttttttgaagggtaGTATTTTTctttagtgtgtgtgtgtatctatatatatatatatatgataaggCAATTATCTCTCGTTAATTTTGTTAGTAGTTAATGCTGGAAAAAGTTTTAAATCTTATATGATTGATCATACAAAGTAATTATGGCCGAAGTCAAAAGATTCGTAAGTATccccaaaaatcaaaataaaaagtatATATGCATACTACCATGTAGGTACTATGCAAGAATACGCttaaactcttaatagttttgctCCATGGAGAAGAATGTGACTTTCATTAGCAAAATACATACGTATAGTATTGATTCCAAATTAATTATCAATGATGTGTGTTGGGAACTCTATATTCTACAATACATTATATAACACAGCAACCCTCAGAGGATCGTTGTACTACTTCATGCATAGAATTAGGCACTATGTTCCATTATTCTACTTTCAATAAAATGTCTGGACATGGGATGAGCCTTCCAGTTAGACTGGGTATCAAATTttgtttaaaaaataataataataataataataagaagtCTACATTTTTATGAAATTGCCGGCTGAGTTTCTTAATTTGTCACCATCTAATCACATCATGTtcacaattcacaaataaattaTTAATGGTCCGAGACTCCAATTCTGGCCGACCAATTCTTTGATCCGGcctatactatatatatatactagttcAGTACGGGGTCACACTACTACCTCAAATAATTAAGCTGCGAGTACAGAGAGGGCCGTCCAAATATAGCATAGTCATGGAGCCTGAAAAGATGTTCATGTCCTTTGCGTTGCTTGCTTTCCTGGGTTTGTTTGCTTGTCTATACAATGCCTTGGTGATgaagccggagaagctaagATCAATCCTGAGGAAGCAAGGCATTGTTGGACCGCCTCCTACCTTCTTGCTCGGAAATATCAAGGAGATCAAGAAGGCTCAAAAGTCCCCAACCCAAGACGCTACCATAACTCAACTCCTAGCCTCCCACAACCTTGCCGCTACTCTCTTTCCCTTCTTTGAAGAATGGAGAAACAAATATGGTACGTAATTCCATTTTAATCAGCATGGAAGATATCTATCTAGGATACTTAGTCGAAATTAAGTAACTTCAGTTAACACTTTTGGACTTCTGTTGTCAGATAATTTACATCTTGTACATTCTGATTGATGTGGGGCTAGCTGATCATAATATCATATGCAGGTCAAGTGTTCAACTTCTCCCTTGGCAACACACAAATATTGTATGTGAATGAATCTGAAGCTGTGAGAGAAATAACCACATGCACATCTTTGGACTTGGGGAAGCCTACCTATCAGTTCAAAGAGCGTGGCCCTTTGCTTGGCCAAGGCATTCTAACTTCAAATGGTGCTGTTTGGGCACATCAGAGAAAAGTCCTTGCTCCACAATTATACATGGACAAGGTTAAGGTATAATAGTAGTGACTAATACCAGTGAAAATTAAAAACCGGTTAGTTTATGTTTTTCTGAAAATTCATATGTTCTTAAACTTGTAGGGGATGATAAATCTTATCACAGAATCTGCGATTACATTGCAAGAGTCATGGAAAAGTAGGATTGATGAAGAGGGTGGGGTGGCAGATATCAATATTGATGAGGACATGAGAAGCTTCTCGGGAGATGTTATCTCAAGAGCTTGTTTTGGAAGCAACTTTGCCAGTGGGCAAGTGATCTTTCACAAACTAAGAGATCTCCAAGAAGCCATGTCTAGGAAATGCTTGGCCACAGGGATTCCTGGAATGAGGTAACGATGTTATGTTAATTACTAAATATGATAGATTGATATATtatttgcttatttatttaGCTTTTAGGGCACAATAATTGTCTTAACATTGTAGCAGAGCCTTATTTAGGGGAGGTCGTACCTTAATTTCTAAAAAATGTGCGCTATAGGCATCTTCCTACAAAGAACAGAAGAGAAGCATGGAGACTAGAAAAAGAGGTTCACAATTTGATACTCCAAGTTGTGAAGCAGAGAGCGGAAGGTGCATATGAGAATGATCTGTTGCAAATGGTTCTTGAGGGTGCCAAAAACAGTGACCTAAGCCAAGCGGAAACTGATCGGTTCATTGTTGATAACTGCAAGAACATCTACTTGGCTGGTTATGAGACCACTGCAGTCTCTGCCACATGGTTGCTCATGTTGTTGGCTTCAAATCAAGAATGGCAAGAACGCGTCCGCGCCGAGGTTCTTCAAGTTTGTGGTGGCCAGATTCCAGATGCTGACATGCTCCGTAAGATGAAACAGGTACTAATATATAGTGGTACGTACTGGCATAAAATATGTACTTCCACTTTTCTTTCACACAATGAAAAATATTTGGTTTGTTTTTGCAGCTAACAATGGTAATTCACGAATCGTTGCGTCTCTATCCACCGGTGTCTGTGGTATCAAGGGAGGCCTTCAAGGATATGAAATTTGGGGGCATATTTGTTCCCAAGGGTGTGAACCTATGGGTTATGGTACTGACATTGCACACGGACCCTGAAGTATGGGGACCAGATGCCTACAAGTTCAACCCAGAAAGATTTGCAAATGGAATTACTGGGGCTTGTAAGCTTCCTCACTTGTACATGCCATTTGGGGTTGGACCAAGAGTGTGTCTTGGGCAAAACTTGGCCATGATTGAGCTCAAAATACTAGTAGCTCTTAttctctctaaattttctttctcCCTATCTTCCAAGTACTGCCACAAACCAGCAATAAGGTTGGTCATTGAGCCTGAGCAGGGAGTCAATCTCTTAGTGAAGAAGTTGTGATCAGCTCTCTCAGCAATATCAGCATATAGCATTACAAATGGTCCTACACTTTGGGCGAGATTCGGCTTCGTTTCTGTTGGAAGAAAAATAGAGttgtttctttcaaaaaaaaaaaaacaagtgtaGTTGTTGTACGttgttgtttatttatttattttagttttattatttattattttttgttttttgttttttgtttttctcaaatcTTTTGATCCCCATGTACTTTGTATAAAGCATATGTgagtttttctttcatttctacATGAAAGTTCTTGTTTCTTCAATATCTTTACTCTCTCCAAGAAACAACTGACCATTCAGATTGAATTTAGTTAATAGATTCATAGCATAAGACCGAATTATGTCAACACTTTAATATACTAATTTTCTTCTGATTAGTTTTAGGTAATcgatatataaaaaattatcaaaTGAAACTAAAGTATCCAAAAAGCACGGTGATTCAAGCACATCTCCTGAATGGTTGGAGTTCAATACCCAAACTTGGCCAACTATAATTGGAGGGAATCAACTGTAAAACCCTAAACCATAGAGATAAATGAACCCCATTTTATCTTACTACCAACCACATATGTGTGTTATAAAATGTTCATTAAACCAAACTGTAGTGATAACATTTCATGAAATTTTAATAATATGATTTTCTGTTACGCAAACCGAATTAACATTGTTGATGCAATTGGACTACCACTTCCTAAATTTTTCAAATTTCCAACACTTACCTTGTGCACTAGAAAACCGCCACATTTGGGTTTGGCCTTTGCTGCATGATCATCTTCCTCTCTTTTCAGTTGGTCACTTACTCTCAACTGCATCATTCAATTTTGTGGCAGTCCTGTAACCAATGGCTGCCACTATTCCTCTGCTTCAGTTCGTCCGCGCCAAAACCATCCAAACCAACCTCCAAACGAATAGACTACTCAGACCCACAAAGCAGAGAGGTCCAATTCCACTAAAGTAGTAAAGTTTCAACCTTTTGTGTTTTCAATCTtgagtttcttttgttttggattCTCTACTTCTTTTTTATCATTTTGGTGGGTTTTGCAGAAAATATTGGTTTCTCGGTCATTACATGCTCTTCCTCTTCAAATGGAAGAGGACCTCATTCAGTGGACACTGATGTGAACAAATCTGGGTATGAGCTATGTGTTTGGTTTCAGCTATGATTGATTTCATTTGCCGAGTAAATTAAACTAGTCCACTGGATTTTGAGCATATTTAAGCTGATGGGATAAGCCTCAAATCTGTTTTaatgttatttgttttgtgatggaAATGCTAATATTACGGCCGGCATTGTGAATTTGTGCTAATATACTTGCACTGTTTAATTTTTGTCTTTATTCATAACTCTGGGTTCATTTGAATGTGGTAACTAGTTATCCATGTCCACTGAAGAATGGTTTGTCGAAGTTGGGTGTTCGGAAGGAGATTCTAGACTTTTTATTCAATTGGGTAGATACATATCAACAAGGTCCAAGAATTCCACAGGCAAAAGGATCATTACTAGTGTAGTTCAGAATGAGGCCTTTTTTGTTCCCCTATATAAGCTTTACCACACATATGGGGGAGTTTTCAGGCTGACCCTTGCACCAAAGGTTGGTAGTTTCTAATATGTTTCTTTTAGCCTATTAACTTActtgattttcatgacaaaTATGCTACTGGTTTTGTTGAATTGCTTGGTCATTCTCTTTTTGGACTCAACTTTAGATAATCTTTGCTGTAGTCCTTTTTGATAGTATCTGATCCTGCCATTGCCAAACATATATTAAGGGATAATTCAAAGGCTTATTCAAAGGTAAACTAGTTAACTAATCTCCCACCAGATTGCTCTCTCGCTCTCAATTGATTGCTACTTTATTAACAGGGAATTTTGGCTGAAGTTCTAGACTTTGTCATGGGTAAAGGACTCATTCCAGCAGATTATGAAACATGGTGTGTTCGAGAACCTGCTATAGTCCCTGCATTGCATCTGAAGGTATTTTACCTGGCCACTTGTTTTACATGCTTCCTTTTCTTATGGAAAGTAATGAGAGGTCATCTAAACTATTTGTAACTATCTTTTGCTGACCATTAATCTGTAGTATGTAGCAGCTATGATTAAACTCTTCAGACAAGCTACAGTGAGGCTTTGCGAAAAGCTTGATACTGCTGCATCAAATGGGGAAGATGTAGAGATGGAGTCACTTTTCTCTCATTTAACACTGGACATCATTAAGCAATGACACTGGGATAGTACGTTGAggtatttttaattttgaattattTTCGTTATTTCAGTAGTGAGGCTCTTTCTTTTATACCCTCCACTTCTCATCGTATAATAGTAGATTCTATCTATCTGGAAGTCAATTCCACAGATACACTTAAGATATTCATCATCAGGTCATTTTTATTTTGCATGGCTCGACCTGCAGGCTGTTTACAGATCGAGTCTTGAGAGAAGCAGAAGATCGAGCGCGCGCGCAGTGTTGCACCAATGCCGTACCAGTCTGGGAGCTCGAGATTCCAATATGGAATTAAAGACACTTCACCACGACAGAGGAAGGTGACAAAAGCCCTCAAATTAATCAAGCTGATAGATATGGCTACTAATTAAGCTGATGACGTAcgttttgcttttatttttgctCTTGGTCTGTAGTACGTACTTCTGCAGAGGATGGTAGACGAAGAAGAACTACAGTTTCATGAGGAGTACACGAATGAACAAGATCCTAGTATACATATattctccatttccttttggcATCAGGAGAAGATGACTGCCCGTAAGGATGctaaatgaccattttgcccttctaTTTTTTGGGAAATTACCGGATGCCACTGTGAGTTTGCCATAAGACACTGGTCGttccctctctctctgtttttgttTGACGCTGTAAGAAGGGACTGGGTTTGGTTTGGAGAATCCCGTGCTGCTCGAACACCCAGATTTGTGGTTTTGGTGGGTTTGGCTTTAGGACCTTGGTGATTGATTCGAAAGGTTTTTAAGGTATGGCTTTTTGGTTGGTATTGCTATTGTTTGATTGGGTTTTTGGTCTTGAACTGATATCAGTTTTTTTACGTTTTAGAGGTTTAGCTTTGGAATTCGAGTGGAAGGGTATGCTTTTTGTTAGATGGTGGTtgatttttgatgaaattcTAGGCATATGGGGAGCTCCAAACCAATTAGTGTTTGAAACGCAACCAGCAGCAAAGTTTCTTAATGAATTTGATTCGAAAGTTTGGTTCTTCTGAGGAATTTGTATTTGATTCATTGCACATAGAGGTCCATTCATCCCCAAATACAGTGCTTTTCTCCAAAATATCATGCCCATAAACTAAACTAATTATGGTTTTGTTATTGACCTTAAGAAAATCTTTAAAGGGAGTATTATCTGGGAAGTTTTCGGTGCTATTGCTAGCTGTTGTTTATTTGGCAGCGTTATTCTCAAATACAAGAACCAGAATAGGAACAAATTATCTCTAAGGTATCACAAGGATATTCAATCTGAAATTTTGTTATAGTATAGTGGATCTTCTACGAGTAGTAATCATTCTGGGAGTGGGTCAAAATGGGTACTTGACAAAAGTGAATGCAGACAAATCTAGAGCCGTCTAATCTAAATTGTGAGAGTGTGATCTGGATTTCTATAATCAATGGAGTGCTTCTTTTGTCTGCAATCGTGTAAGGAGGATTGAGAGAgcgagtttttgtttttttgttttccctGTGTTTGATGTCgattttttggttttgatttgtgaACTTGGATTTGGTTTGGCTTtagaaaaaaaagggagaagaagagcAATTGGTCTGCGTTTGGTTCGGATATTATTCAGAGATCGAAGGTTTGGAAATTTTTCTTGCTGAGTTTTTCTTTGGCTTGATTAAGGCATGTGGAAATTTTCTTTTGGTTCCTGGTTAGATTAACCTTTGTGTTATATGCAATAGAAGGGACCGTGGTGTTCTGATTTGTGGCTTTGGTGGGTTTGGCTAGAGTGAGGATCGCAGGTTTGGCCATTTTCttctacttttgtttttgttagttGCGTTTTTACTTGTTGTTGGTTTCGAATTGTTATGGTTTTTTATGTTTTAGGGCTTTTGTTTGTCTTCGGATTTGGGATTTGGGTGATTGATTGGAAAAGTTTCAAGCTTTGTTTCTGatgtttggtaatttcaatATTTTCATTGGATGGTGGCTCCCTTGATTTCGTAGAATTACTTTGTCATGTTCAATCAGATTAGTTGGTATTGATTTATTCAATTTGGTTGATTTGTAGATGTAGATTAGCTTTATGATTGTCAATTTGTGATTTTCAAATTGTTATTATAGTAGCCACTTTGGGTATTCTCCAATTGCCTTGATTGAGCTAGAGCTAGAGTCAGAGAAGGGCTTAGTACCTCAATTTGTAAACATTGTTTTTTTACattttgatttcaatttggGTCTGagattttattcttcttctttcttgctGTCTtgcttttttatgttttgatttcaatttggGTCTGTGATTTTATTCTTAGTCTTCCTTGCTGTTTTGTTTAGTGTAAAAGCTCTTATTTACTGAGAAAAGAAATTTCAGTCCAAGAATGTCAACAAGTAAGCCTATAGCAGACTGCAGCATGCTATAATGACAATTTCAATATGGGAAACGTATCCAATGTCAACAATTTTGTGATTCctttatatatatctgtgtgtgtggtTGATGATTCCCTAGGCCTGGGTAATTCAGAGACTAATGAGTGTTTCATATTTTGTGTTTATGAGTTTCTATGTTAGATtggatctaattttttttttttttttagtgattgggaacaaaaagaaaaaaagtgaaatCTTTATTTTGGTATGTTTGATTGCAGAGACAGAGAGACTCTTAATATTGTTGGAGAAGAGGCTTCGAACATTGAAGAGAGGACATCGGTTGATAGCAGGTAATTTTGGATTGCTCACGtatctgttctttttttttttttttgtctgataCTAGGTTGTTGTTTTGAAATGCTCCGGGGAATTGCAAGTTTAGTCACCGTGTTGGAAGGAAGAAGAATCGGGTAATTGCTGTTGAAAGATTGACTTTTAAGCTTCATCTCATTTATCATTGGTGTCAGTTATTAATgtgtaattatttttatttgcagGTGATTGTTTTGAGCAAGAAACTTGGTTTACTGTTGTGACTAAAAGTTGAGAACTGCTTTGTTTATTTTGATCCTGCAGCACTCAAATCAAGTTGCCTAATTGTGCAGCTGACTCTGTGAGTTAATTTCTCCTAAGTTTCATAGAATTGTGATTTAATTCTAAACCTTGGGGGTTCAAGATATGAAAAATTATCATACTTAATCACACTATTAAAATTTAGAAGTAAagtttaaaaaaattcaaaacttccCATACTGTTTTCTTCAAATCCTAATACAAAATCCTTTGTTTATTACTATAATTCACATTACTACTTTCTATCAAAAGAATTTTTAGTCGTTGGTGGCATAATCAAacaaatcatatgaatatggGAGGGTTCAATTGCTTCAGTTAAGCTTATTTCATGTCATTATGCCATCTTAGTTAATAGAAGTGAGaagaccaaaaaaattaaaaaattgggggggggggggggggtatgcCATCTTAGTTAATAGAAGTGAGAATAAACACTCTTTAGACTTGAGTTTATTCTTAACTGTATGCTGACCCCACCTTCAAACTCAATGAAATTGCACAGTGATTTAGTAGCATTAGATAGTGAAGATGCCCCGTAGGCCGATGAGGCATCGTGGACTGGTGATATCGCGTCCTCTGACCTTTTCCCAATTTGCTCGTCAATCAGCCGCTAGGGTTGCCTCGGTTTATACCGCCAAGCGTCAAATGCACATCGCAGAAGTCCTTCAAAAATCACCACCAAACTCCGCAGGCATGAttgtcatcctaatgactcctTTTGGTTTAATATGAATCTTGCCTTGTAATTTTATTCTCTCTGTCTGTTAACTCTTTTTGGGCCTCTCCATGCTTTTCAGGTAATAAAACAGTAAAGAATAAGTTGAAAGCCAAGAATGAACAGTtggaatcttctgaagaagaagagttcGATGTAAGCAAATACTTCTGGTGTAACTATTCATTCTCCCTAAAATTACAGTTCTTTGTTAGAATTGCTGAAATTTCGACAGTATTTAgtaattcttcattcatacttggatttttatgagattttggTTCTAATCTGTAAAGGGAAATGTTCAAGTAGATTTTGCATTCTTTGATCCAAAAGCCGATGACTTTCATGGAGTGAAGACCTTGCTGCAGACCTACCTTGATGATAAAGAGTGGGATTTGAGTGGTTTTGTAGGCTTAATATTGGAACAGACCACTGTAGGGTCTGTTGTTAAAATAGAGGATGACGAAGATAATGGAATTTTTTCTCTTGTTACCACCCTTAACTTGGGGAGATACAAGGCAAGTAACCTATACTTCTGCATTCCAATAAATCACAGTCACATCTTTCTGCTATATACCTGTAGGTTTGCAAGTTATTGGACTTTTGACGGAACTTCTTTCATTCTGAACAGGACCAGAAATGTATGACAGAGATTAATGAGTTTCTCCTGAAAGTTTCTCAGAAGGATGTAATAGATGACCTGAGATCACTTTTGGGAAAGGAAGCACATAGTGTTGGTCTGTTGGTTTCTCAACGTGTGACAAATTTACCTCCACAGCTCTTGCCACCTCTTTATGACGGCCTCTTTAACGAAGTCTCTTGGGCTACAGAAGATGAGGTTAGAATCACTAGACTGATAATATAGGATTATGAGCTTGTGAAGATACTTCTGGAAATGAATTCCTCTActtgatttatatttgttgtttCACTCGCGGCAGCCAACAGAGGAGCTCAAGAATTCTTTTCGATTTAAGTTTTATATAATAATCACTAAATTTTACAGGGTAAGCCATTCAAGCATTTCTCTGCTCTTTGAACTCtccctctcattctctctctctctatgccttccatttattttgtttcttgatGCAAAAATACAGCACAAAACTGCTGACCAGAAAAGGAAGCAGAATGTTAATGAAGAGGCAATAATATACGTAAAGCCAGAAGATGAAATATTTCACAAGGTACTGTTTATTTGATATGAAatatcattttttgtttttcacatCATTTACTAATCATATTTTCAAATGTATTTCA
Above is a genomic segment from Rosa chinensis cultivar Old Blush chromosome 3, RchiOBHm-V2, whole genome shotgun sequence containing:
- the LOC112192999 gene encoding cytochrome P450 714C2, with the protein product MEPEKMFMSFALLAFLGLFACLYNALVMKPEKLRSILRKQGIVGPPPTFLLGNIKEIKKAQKSPTQDATITQLLASHNLAATLFPFFEEWRNKYGQVFNFSLGNTQILYVNESEAVREITTCTSLDLGKPTYQFKERGPLLGQGILTSNGAVWAHQRKVLAPQLYMDKVKGMINLITESAITLQESWKSRIDEEGGVADINIDEDMRSFSGDVISRACFGSNFASGQVIFHKLRDLQEAMSRKCLATGIPGMRHLPTKNRREAWRLEKEVHNLILQVVKQRAEGAYENDLLQMVLEGAKNSDLSQAETDRFIVDNCKNIYLAGYETTAVSATWLLMLLASNQEWQERVRAEVLQVCGGQIPDADMLRKMKQLTMVIHESLRLYPPVSVVSREAFKDMKFGGIFVPKGVNLWVMVLTLHTDPEVWGPDAYKFNPERFANGITGACKLPHLYMPFGVGPRVCLGQNLAMIELKILVALILSKFSFSLSSKYCHKPAIRLVIEPEQGVNLLVKKL
- the LOC112192418 gene encoding protein LUTEIN DEFICIENT 5, chloroplastic-like, with the protein product MAATIPLLQFVRAKTIQTNLQTNRLLRPTKQRENIGFSVITCSSSSNGRGPHSVDTDVNKSGYISTRSKNSTGKRIITSVVQNEAFFVPLYKLYHTYGGVFRLTLAPKSFLIVSDPAIAKHILRDNSKAYSKGILAEVLDFVMGKGLIPADYETWCVREPAIVPALHLKYVAAMIKLFRQATVRLCEKLDTAASNGEDVEMESLFSHLTLDIIKQ
- the LOC112195027 gene encoding protein BCCIP homolog; this translates as MPRRPMRHRGLVISRPLTFSQFARQSAARVASVYTAKRQMHIAEVLQKSPPNSAGNKTVKNKLKAKNEQLESSEEEEFDGNVQVDFAFFDPKADDFHGVKTLLQTYLDDKEWDLSGFVGLILEQTTVGSVVKIEDDEDNGIFSLVTTLNLGRYKDQKCMTEINEFLLKVSQKDVIDDLRSLLGKEAHSVGLLVSQRVTNLPPQLLPPLYDGLFNEVSWATEDEPTEELKNSFRFKFYIIITKFYRHKTADQKRKQNVNEEAIIYVKPEDEIFHKLSSWSFEFSLNSPQIAPHELRNYQQTGLVMAVKADKVSTFQQQLQSLIEEP